In the Mytilus galloprovincialis chromosome 10, xbMytGall1.hap1.1, whole genome shotgun sequence genome, one interval contains:
- the LOC143048017 gene encoding uncharacterized protein LOC143048017, which produces MFSLESFSNVLTIICFCMEAYHIVGHCAVLFRVRLLPRKDLVRIRYYFLIDLMTVFVSSFVVLGKLQWLAVIQMCQHMYYFLYWEQTGPAKKIISWSSIDWTKSKFYKEWHLDSILGTAFDVGVHILMAFMLGQRMTTVQVIIGLVVVQCSSFTILNGPWLAWSNPWDTPKWIEKRIKPLQTYYSSSQD; this is translated from the exons ATGTTTTCCTTAGAGAGTTTCTCGAATGTTCTCAcaatcatttgtttttgtatggAAGCATACCACATTGTTGGACATTGTGCTGTCTTGTTTAGAGTGCGACTTTTACCTCGAAAAGACTTAGTACGGATTAGGTATTACTTCTTGATAGATCTTATGACAGTTTTTGTATCATCGTTTGTGGTTCTTGGAAAGTTACAGTGGCTAGCTGTAATTCAGATGTGCCAACATATGTATTATTTCCTATACTGGGAACAGACAGGTCCTGCAAAAAag ATAATTAGTTGGAGTTCGATAGATTGGACCAAGAGTAAGTTCTATAAAGAATGGCATCTTGACTCCATCCTGGGAACAGCGTTCGATGTTGGTGTCCATATTCTAATGGCATTCATGCTTGGCCAGCGCATGACAACAGTTCAAGTTATAATTGGCCTCGTTGTGGTACAGTGTTCATCCTTCACCATCTTAAATGGACCATGGCTAGCCTGGAGTAACCCTTGGGATACCCCAAAATGGATTGAAAAACGGATCAAACCTCTCCAGACCTATTACTCTTCATCACAAGATTGA